The genomic segment AGACCTCGATCTCGGATTCCTTCTTGTAGGAGCGCATCAGGATCGGGTCGTTCTTCGACATGCCCTTCGTTTCCATCAGCGCCATGGTGGCGGCCGGGATCGGCGCCAGGTGGCGCGTGGACATGTTCTGGCCCTGGCAGGCGGCGAGCGCGAGCACGAGGCCCGCCGCCAATGCGAAACGCTTCATCGTGGGAATCCCCGCATTTTGTCTGCCCGGACGTCGCGCCGGACAGTTCCCCATTTCCATTGATCGTTGGCGTCGAGCCTGGCTTACCGCAGGTTGGGCCAAGTCGGATTAGAGCTCGCCCTCAAGTCCGGCAGGATTGAGGCACGTGGTGCGCATCGCCCGTGATTCACAGGGTCGGTCGCCGGCTAACCCGCGCATCGGCACTTGTTCCGAGAAGAGGGATCCTGTGCAGCACGGCGGCCGATACCGTTTGTGCGCCGCTCCGTGCGTGGTTAACAGATGCTCCTCTTTCATGCGGATCTGCACTGAGAAGGCGACGTATGCGATAGCGGCACGGCACCCGCGACAGTAGCTGCAGCAACAGGGAAGGCGTCGAGTACAGCGAGCGGCATGCCGAGGAAGATCGCGTTGCGCGACTACGTGAATAGGCCCATCGTTGAGAGTTCTGTCCCTTCAGGATCAAGGCCAATGCGTCAGGACGCTTCCGTTCTCATAGTAGCGGAAACGATGATGGTACACATGACCAGGTTCAGCCCAGGCCCGAACTCGCCCAGCCCTTGGCAATGATCAGCGTGTCAAGGTTCATATGCGCCAGTGCCGCGGCCTTCTTGATCAGAACTCCCACGGTGATATCCGCCTGAACGTACAGCGATGTTCGCTTAGCCGAGGGCAGCAAGTCGCGCCCGGAGCCTTGGAGCGGTCCAGTTCAGGAATGTTCTGACCTTCGGGGGCAGACGTCCGCTGTCGGGGTAGACGAGACTGATCGGCAAAGGCTCTGGCGTGAACTCTTGCAAGATTTCCTGAAGTGCACCCGACTTCAACTCATCTGCGACCTGATAGGAAAGCACACGGATAATGCCGAGGTCGGACAAGGCTGCGTCTATGGCGGCCTCTGTTGCGTTGACTGCAAGCCGGGTCTTCGGCTCGACCACGAAGGCGGCGCCGTCCTTCCGGTATCTCCATTCGGGTGCGACCGGAAATCCCCTGAATGTGATCCCGTCATGGTCCTTGAGATCTTCCGGCGTCTGTGGCACGCCACGGCGGGTGAGGTAACCGGGGCTCGCGCAGACCACCCGACGGACGGCCCCAACGCGTGTTGCAATCAACCCGCTGTCGTCCAGGTGTCCGATACGCACTGCGACGTCAATATGCTCCTCGACCATATTGACCTGCCTGTCAGCGAGGAAGAGCCGCAGGGTAATCTCAGAATTCTCAGCAAGAAACTCCAGGGCGATCGGGAGCAGGTGCCGCCGCCCGAATACCTCAGGCGTTGTGACATGCAGTTCCCCGCGAGGTGCGCTGTACTCGCCGGCTGCGGCACGCTCAGCCTCTTCGACCTGCTCGAGGATGAGCCTGGCTGCCGCGACATAGGCACGGCCTGCCTCCGTGAGTTCAACGCGTCGGCTCGTGCGCACGATCAGCTGGGTTCGGAGATGCCTTTCCAGATCCACAACCTTGCGGCTGACGGTTGCAAGCGGTGCACGCAGGCGCCGCGAAGCAGCCGAAAGGCTGCCCTCCTCCACAACGGCGACAAGCACAGCCATGGCATCCAGACGATCCATCGAAAGCCTTCCAGATAACGGGAGGGAGAATCCCAGATTCGCAGGCTACCGGCTCTGAAATGAGAGATCTAGCTTCTTGACCATACGATCACGGCCCGGCGCCGAGCCCTAAGGTCGTGGATCCCAAGCGCTGTTTCAAAGGAGCCGACTATGATTGAGTTGTCCCGCCGAACCCTTGGCCTTGGCCTCGCTGCAAGTGCTCTCGCAACGGGCCCATTCTCAACAACTGCCGGTGCCGCAACGGCCCCGTCGCCTGTCACACCGGTGAAAGCGGCTCTGCCGTTTGGCCAGTTGCGGATTGGTCGGTTTACGGTGACCGCACTCGCCGATGGCTATGCGGACATGCCGTTCGGGTATTTCCCCGGCCGAAGCGCGCAGGAGATCGAGGCGTCTGCGAAGGCGCAGTTCGCGGCGAGGCCCTCCGGCATTCGCTTCCTGTTCAACCAGTATCTGATCGAGGATGGTGCGCATCGGGTCTTGATCGATACCGGACCTGGTGGTTCGCTCGGACAATCGGGACAGCTTCCACAGGCGCTCGCCGCCGTGGGGCTCGATCGTGATCAAATTGATGCGGTGATCGTCACCCACATGCACCAAGACCATATCGGTGGTCTTGTTGCCGGAGGAAAAGCAAACTTTTCCCGTGCGGAGCTCTACATCGACCGGCGCGATGTTGCCCACTGGACAGATCCAGCCAAGCAGGCCGCTGCCCCTGATTATCTCCAGAACAGCTTCAAGCTCTCCGCGGACGTACTGCGCCTCTACCCCAAGCTGCAGGCCATCGACGGCGAGCGTGAGATCGTGCGCGGTGTCTCCATTGTCGACCTCACCGGTCACACGCCAGGCCACATCGGGGTCCGCATCGCGGATGCGGGACAAAGCCTTCTCATGGTATCCGACATGCTCTTTCCCGTCGTTCACCCGACGGCGACTGACATCAACTTCCTCTTTGAACAAGACCGGGCCGCGGCCCAGGCTATGCGGGCCCGCTTTTTCCCGCGTGCCGCCGAGGAAGGCACCCTGATCGCGGCGACGCATATGCCCTTCCCTGGCCTCGGGCGGATTGTCTCCGATAACGGTCACCTGCGCTGGGTTGCTGCCGCATGGGCCTACCAGGATTGAATATCCGGCAGGTTCAGGATCGGAGCACCGACTCGGTGAGCACGCGGGAGGCGACCATGCTTCACAAATATCTTGAGATTGCCTCGACACCGGCGGTAAAGGCTGCACGCGAGCATTATGGGAGCGCGGCCCAATACGCCAAGCTCGATGGTTCGCTCGGATCTGACGGAGCGGTGCGTAACGACCGGCTTGGGTTATCGGAAACCGAGTTCATCTCGAGCCGGGATGGGTTCTATCTCGCGACCGCGTCCGAGGCAAACTGGCCTTATGTCCAGTTCCGCGGCGGACCGAGCGGGTTCTTGCGGGTCATGGACAAGCACACGCTGGGTTATGCAGATTTCCGCGGCAACAGACAGTACGTGTCCATCGGCAACGTCGCAGGGAATGACCGCGTCTCTCTCTTTCTCATGGATTACGCCCACCAGCGTCGTTTGAAGATCTTCGGACGCATGCAGGTCGTGGACGCTCGAGCTGACCCAAAGCTCGCGGAGAAGGTCGCTGTTCCGGATTATCCAGGCCGGGTCGAGAGGGCAATTCTCATCACAGTCGAGGCTTTCGATTGGAATTGCCCGCAGCACATCACTCCGAGGTTCACAGAGTCCGAGATCCGAGATGCGCTCGCGCCGGTGTACGACGAGCTCGCGACCCTGCGGGCCGAAAATGATCGTTTGAAGCGCGAGCTCAATGCAGTTCCGTCCCAGCCGGCTATCCCGTAGGGCGTTTGCAAGCACGCTCACCGGGGGCAGGTCCATGGCCGCTGCAGCGATGACGGACGATAGCTAAATCCCGAACACCGGGTAGAGCACGGCCGCAGCGACCGGCACGCCGGCCGTATTGTCAATCAAGGCGAAGAACAGATTCTGGCGGATGTTGCTCGTAACCGCCCGCGCGAGCGGCGGTGCTCGTATGACGCGACGGTTCCCCCGTCCCGTGGGCTTAGGATGCTAAGGGAGCCATCAATCCCAACGCCTCGCGACGGCCTCGCAGCGGAGCTCGGACCACCTCACGCCAGAGTCCCTCCTCGCTCGCAGCTCGAACGATCGCATCGGAGGCAAGGATCGGCATGCCGTGCTCCTTCGTTGCCTCTTGCAGGCGCGCTGCCACATTGACCGGGTCGCCCATGACGGTGAACTCAAGACGCCTGGCGTCCCCGACAACGCCACAGAAGACCTCGCCGACATGCACCCCAATCCCGACCGTCACAGGGGGATCGAATTGCCGCTTTGCATTCCAGCGGGCGATGAGACCATCGAGCGTGCGGGCACATGCCAGTGCCCGGGCTGCGTCCTCGGGCGATGGGTAAGGGAGGCCGAAGACAATCAGCGCCCCGTCGCCAATGAACTTGTCGACAACACCTCCATGGCGGTCGGCGGCATCCATGACGCGCCGACGAAACGCGCTCATGAAGGTGGCGAAGCGGGCCGAATCCAGATGCTCGGCCATAGCAGTCGAGCCTCGCACATCCACAAAGAGGAGCGCGACTGTCTGGCGCCGCCCTGTGCGCAACTCCGAGAACGCCGGGTCGGTCAGGACTGGGGCGAGTTCCTGTGGCAGAAACCGCGTGAGATCGAGGCGCACCGTCGTTTCCCGGACAGCCTCCTGGAGCAGCTGGCGTCCGCGGCTCGCTACAACGACGAGAACGGTGGCCGCTATCGCAATCATGACCAATCGGATGGCGTTGGGGGGAAGGCCGAACCCCATGGACAACTGCGCCAGGACTGCTGGACGCTGGTCAACAGGGATAATGCCAGCCAGCAGCATCAATGCAGTTAGGCCGAAGACGTACAAGATCGCGACATAGATCTGCAATGCCGGCCGGTAGCGCAGCGCGGTGGCGGCAAGAGCGATTGGGACAATCCAAATGCCTGGGAAGAGTGAGAAGAAGTTTCCTGGGATCCCGAATGCAAACAGGCTGAAGCTGAGATTTCCCAGGATCAACAGGGCATCTGCTGTCGCTGTCACGTAGGATAGCCGCTGGACCGGATAGCCGCGACGAAGACACACCAAGGAAAAGACCCCAACTAAGGCCAAGCCGATCACGGTGATCCGCGCCGCGTCGATCTCGCGGAGGGTAGCAATCGCTCCTCGAGGGACATGGAGTGCAACAAGCTCCAATGTCACGAGCAGTCCCGCACCGATCGCAATACGCAGAATGCCTGTCTGCCGCTCCGCTGCGACCTCGGCCTGGTGGAGCAGGCGTTGTGCCGGGTTATCGGCGCCGCCCGTCACCTCATTGAGTTGTCGATGCAGTACCCTCAAGAGACCCCTCCCACGAGCTGATCCGTCATCGCCCCACACCAGCGGCAATCCTTTGCTCAGCATTGTCATCGACCAACAGCAATATCCGGTCGGCATCATTCAGGTCGCTGCTCGCCGGTCCCACTTGGCCGGGCAACGCATGTGAGGCCGGAAAGGATGACCGTGAGACCGAACTCGAACGCTGCTTCAAAGTCCCACCCACGGAGTGCCGCGGGCTCCACGGCAGCAGCGGAGGCCGGGAAGGTAACGGCTGGAAGCCTCCCATGCCGCATCGCCTCGGTCGGATCCACACCCCGAAACGGCCCCCTGATCTGGTAGGAGACCTGACCGATGGTAAAATTCGTCAGCAGAAAATAAGCCCGCAAGGCGTCTTCCGGGCCTATGCCGGCCCGTTGCAGCGCCGCCAGGGTGAGCTCCATCGGTCGAAAGATGGAAGCCGGCAATACCTCGGCTGTTTCAACGAGTCGGACCAGTCCGGGATGGGCCAGGCAGGCCTGTCTGAGTTCCCGGAAGCAGGCGCGGATCTGCTCCCACCAATCATCACTGTCGCACTCAAACTGCAACTGGTCGATCACGGTCGCGGCAATCCCGTGCAGCAAGTCCTCCTTGTTGCTCACATGGTTGTAGAGCGCCATGGGAGTCACCCCGAGATGCTTAGCCAAGCCACGCATGTTGAGAGCCTCCAGGCCGTCGCGGTCGAGCAGGGTCAGCGCGTCGCTCAACACGCGATCGCGGGTCAACGTCGGTTGGTGCGGCCTGCGCGTTCTAGCTCTGCGTGTCGGCTTGGGTGGCATTAGATGGCCTTGGCATCACGATCTTGACCTCTACATATACATTGTATATATACGACGTATATAGCCCGACGGCCAGGGGCGCAAAGTGAAGGAGGCATGGGTCCATGTTCCTGACTCTCCAGGTCCTCAGCGTCTTTCTCGTTTCTATTGCAATGGCACTCGCCCTGGCGCATGCGCTCGAGCTGCCCGGGAAAATGCGTCTTGGTAAGGAAGCCTACCTCACAGTGCAGCCGATCTACTATCCGGGCTTCACCACGGCTGCCGGGTTCGGTGAGGGCGGCGGCATGATCGCCATGTTTGTTCTCCTAGTTCTGACCCCCGCACAGAGCGTGGCGTTCTGGTGGACCCTGGCGGCGTTCGTCGTTCTCGTGGCCATGCATGCCGCATATTGGGTCCTCACCCATCCTGTGAACAAGTTCTGGCTTCGGGATCACGAGGTGCGAGGATTCAGCGCCGGCTTCTTCGCCTTTGATCCGCTAAAGCGATCTGCCCCGGCAGCCCCGCACGAGGATAGCTGGATGAACTACCGCGACCGGTGGGAGTACTCTCACGTCCTCCGAGCCGTGCTCGCGGCCATCAGTCTCATCTCGCTCGTGATAGGGGTCGCACTCTGCGAAGCGAGTGCGTGATGCTCCGGTCACGCGAAGACCTGTTCCCCGTCCCACAGCGGGTGAGCTCATGTTCGTGGCTTGATGAGCCTCCACTTCGGTGCATCGCAGCCTCGTTGCACGCACAGGCGCAGGGCGTTGCGGATGACGCTCACCGAGGACAGGCTATGGCTGCCGCGGCGGTGAGCGGGAGGAACCAAATACCAGCAACCGCGTGTTACGAGTTAATTTGGTCTCGGGGGCAAGCCTTGTTCAAGCACTTATTTCTCTGCGCAAGAAAGCCGTCTCAGCGGTCGATCGTGGGCTTGTGACAACCGCAATCGCAGCAGCCACTGTCGCGCTTCTCATTTGTACGGAATTGCCTTAGAGCTACGCTTCTGTTTCAAAGATGCATCAAGATTCATCCGCCCGAACTATTCGCTTTTGCTTTAAATTAAAGTCGGAGGTCCAGACCGCCGTTTAATGAGAGTCCCGCAGACGGCTGGGTATTTCCTGGTGAGATCCAGCAGAAGCGCTGTAACTGCCGGATCTCACTGATGTTCATGTGAGGGGCAGGCCGGCTTGAGTCCTCAAACGACTTGTGATGAAGCGAAACTCCTGCGTCTTGCCGCCGAAGCCGTAGGCTGCAGCCGGGACCTCGTGGACGAGAGCATAGCTCTCTGTATGGACGTTGCCGAGAATGGTGCTGAGCGAGTTGAAGATCGCCTCCATGTACGATGAGAGTTCCTGTTTTGTGTTAGTACCGTCGACCACCTTGATATCGAGGTAGAAAGTGTTCATTTGCTGCCGCGCAAGAGTCTGCCCACCCGCAAACCAATGGTTGGGGTCAAGATAATGCACGGCAACGGCCGTGATCGTGGGGTCTTTGCGCAAATGGACTTGGGTGAGCAGTGTCACCTCCTCCGCAATTCTTGCAGATAGAGCATCGGACGGTTAAACGGACGCATATCCGGCAGCCTTAAGGTAGTTCCAGCACTCTTGTGGTTCGAACAGGTTGCAGATCTCACCGAGCGCTCGCCAGAGCGCGTCGAACGTTCGGGCCTCGGCCTTGCGCAAGTGCGCTTTGATCTTGGCAAAGGCCTGTTCAATTGGATTAAGATCAGGCGAATAAGCAGGTAAAAACAGGAACCAGGCTCCGCGTTGCTTCAGACACTGAGCGGCCTTCTCGCTCTTGTGGACAGCCAGGTTGTCGAGGATCACCACATCGCCTTTGCGCAGCGTCGGCGCGAGCTGCGTCTCAATGTAAGCCTCGAACGCCAACCGGGTGATCGGGCCATCGATGATCCACGGCGCGCACAACTCGTTGCACCGTAGCCCAGCCAGAAAGGTATGGGTTTTCCAGTGTCCAAAGGGAGCTTTCATGCGTAGGCGCTGGCCCCTGCGGCTCCGCCCGCGCAGGCGCGTCATCTTGGTGTTGACATACGTCTCGTCCAGGAACACCAGCCGGTGCGTCTCCTGGCGCATGCGCGGCTGGCGCTGGGCATGCCAGACCCGGCGCTCATCCCGCACATCGGCGCGTGCGCACTCCGCCGCCATCAGGCATTTTTTTATATGAGAAGCCGTGCCGGCACAGGAAGCGCGAGAGCATCGCGGGAGCCGCAACGATCCCATGCTCAGTCAGCAGCCTTGCGGCCAGCTCGGGCATGGTGATGGCCGGCTCGGCCTCGACCGTCTGGATCAAGAAGCTCTCATAGGGCACCAGCTTGCCGCGTCCGGGCGGACGGCCTTGCCGGGCCGGTGCCGGCGAGCCGAACCGCCGCTTCCGCTGCACCAGCTTGATGGCGAAACTCTCGCTGACGTCAAAGTGCTGGGCTGCCGCCCGGCAGGAATGACCTGCATCGACAAAGTCGGCGACGCGCACCCGCAGATCCAGGGAATAGCAATGACCCATAATCCACCTCCCAGTCCAGGCAGTGAATCACAGCTCGGCCTCGCACAGAAGCCAGGAGTCTCATTTCCGGTCCGAGGCTCTAGCTTTGTATTCGGTTCGCCTGTGAGCGAGATGCTGATGATGGGCACCGGCTGTCTCCTTCGTTTTCCGATGCCTGCAGTGTCTCACGAAGGATGCTTCGGAAAAATCAAATTGTTTTTCACCGTTGTTTCAATAAAATCGAATTATGCATTACCTGGATCCCGATCTCCTACGAACATTCTTGGCGTTTGCCGATTCAGGATCGCTCGTGCGTGCGGCAGAAATTGTGGGGCGCTCCCCTTCAGCCGTGACAGCACAGATGCAGCGGTTGGAAAATCTGGTCGGCGAGAGCCTTCTCACACCCGCCGGACGAGGGCGCTCCCTCACACTTGCCGGAGAGGAGCTTGCAGGGCACGCGAGACGGATTCTTGATGCTCATCAGCAGGCGATGCTCAGCCTCAAAGGTGCCCGAGCCGAAGGGCGGATCAGTCTGGCCACGACCCAAGATTTTGCGGAAGGCGGGTTGGCTCCGCTGGTCCGGCTGTTTGCCACGACCCACCCGAGAATTGGTCTCCAGCTCCGCGTCGGGCGATCGATTGAGCTTCTACAAGCCTTCGAGCAAGGAGAAGTTGACGTCTTGATTGCGATGCGAGCGGCTCCCTCGGGGGACGAGGTCGGAGTTCTTCGCGAACCGATGGTTTGGATTTCGTCGGTCGAGGGACTTGCCACAGGAGGAGATGAGTTGCCTTTGGCGTTGCTGGACGCACCGTGCGGGTTTCGGAGTGCTGCTCTGTCGGCCCTCGATCAAGCACGCCGGCGATACAGAATTGCCGCGACCAGTCAGAGCCTCTCAGGCCTTCGCACGGCTGTTACAGCTGGGGTCGCCGTGACTTTGCGCACAACCCGCTGGATTGGTCCTGGACTTGTTGATGCCGGAAAGCTTTTGGATCTTCCGGAAGTGGGAGAAGCGAGCTTTTCTATTCGGGTTAGGCCAGAGGCCCGCGCGTCCGCCCGTTCTCTTGGTCAGCTTTTACACGCCCAATTGATGGGTTGAGTATCGAGAAGTAGCGCCGAGGCACCAATGTGTTAGCGGGTTATCGGGAACTTTCTTTTGCCGTAATACTGATCGTCAGCTATCGCGCCGCGCCGAAAGGGCTGCGGATCCGTTCTATCTTGGCGCTCAATCACGAGCAGATCTTGCGCTGACCCGGTCCGAGCCACTGTCCTGTCCCTCGCCAGCCGTACTTGGGTGCGGGGCCCGAACGCGTCGTTCAGCGAACAATGCCCAAGAGGATGTCGCTCTCGAATGGCAATGCCGGGAAGTACTCGGGTGGCACGCCAGCGAGACATAACTCTGGGTGAACTTCAAATCCGAAGCGACTGAAGAACCGTGGGTCGCCGAGAAGGACGCATCCGTTCGCGCCGATAGCCTTCGGACGTTCCAGACCGTCCGCATCAGGCGAGATCGCGTTGCATGATGCCGATCCCGGCCCCTAGGATCAGTAATACGACAGACGTCCAGAGACCGCCGGACAGCGCTCCTGTCAAGTCGGTCAGCGCTCCGATGGCGACTGGACCGACGGTCTGCCCCACGCCGAAGGTAACGGTCAGCGCACCGATGGCGGATGCCCAGGCCGAGCGGGGAAGGTTACGACGGACAAACGCGGTCGTGGCCGCAACAACCGAAAAGAACGTTGAGCCAAACACGGCGGCCGAGATCAAGAGCGCTGGCATACTGCTTGAGACCATTGGAAGGGCTGCGCCAATCGCTGTCACTGCCATCAACAGGGCGAAGGCTCGCCCGTGCTTCTGCGACGCAAGCACGTCCGACCACAGCCACGGCGATGCCATCGCAGCCAAGCCGATCAGGGACCAGAACTGGGCTTGGGCGAACGCCCCATGCCCGCTCTCCTGGACCCAGGCGATCATGAAGGTCATGTAGGCGATGTAGCCGGCGCCGAACAGAAAATACCCACTCAGAAGCGGGACGATCCGTGTGACCGGAGCGGCCTGACGGCCGTTTCCTGCCTCCTGTTCCTGCTGTCCACGGGCCAGGATTAGGCCGAGCGATAGCAGAAGTGACAGCAGCGCGAGAGCCCCCCAGGCATCCTGCCAGGTGCGCGGACCCTCCCATGATAACAACAGCGGCACCGACACCCCGGACAGGAAGATTCCAAGACCCGGCCCGGCGTAGAACAAGGCCAACAGAAATGCGCCTCGGTCCGGATGACGATGGGCCACATGAGCGGCCAGTACGCCCCCCGCCACAAACGAGAAGCTGCCGCCGAGGCCGGCAATGAAGCGGGCTGCATTGAGGCCCCAGAAGTCGACAAAGCCGACGCAGAGCCCGAGCGAGGCAACACACGCGGCTGTTCCGCTTGCCATCACGGCAAACGCCCCGCTTCGAGCGATCACACGCGATGCCACCAGGGCGCCCAGAAAGTATCCCAGGGCGTTCGAGGTGTTCATCCAGCCCGCCTCGGCATAGCTCCATCCGAGGCTGGCCCGCATATCGGGCAGCAGGAGTGCATAGGCAAACCGCGTGATCCCGAGCCCGATCGCCGGAGCGAGCGCCAAGGACAGCACGATCAGTGCTTCGCCCGATCCAGCTTTCGGCCAGGGCCGGGTTTGGGACGAGGTCGGCATGTGGCGCCCTCCTGAGTTTGTCTAATGGACCCAGCATAGAAGGGCTGGGTTCGAAAATCAAACTCTGTTATCGTGCAAGAATGACAGCTACTGAAACAAAGACAACAGAACCCGTCGGACGCTCTCCCATCCCGCTTGCCGAATGCGCCCTCGCGCGTGCGATCGGGGCGATTGGAGACGGTTGGTCATTGTTGATTCTGCGGGAGGCGCTGTGTGGCGTCGAGCGCTTCGATGCCATGTGCGAGGATCTTGCGATTCCTCGCTCGGTCCTCGCCGACCGCCTGGCACGTCTGATCGAAGCGGGCATTCTCGAGCAGACAACCTACCGCGAGCCTGGCCAGCGCTCGCGCAAGGCCTACGTGCTATCCGAGACAGGGCGGGCGTTAATCCCGGCTCTTGTTGCACTGCGAGCGTGGGCGGAAGACCACCTTCCAGGAGGACGGTCCAGTCTACGCCTCCAGGACAAGGATGGCCAGGAAATCTCTGTGCACCTGCTGCGCGCCGACGGGACAAAAGTCGAGGACTTCGCCGGCATCAAGGCCGTGGCAGCACCGCAGACGCAGCCGTCGACCCGCCATCGTGCGGCAAGCCCTAGGACAAGGCGGTCCGTGTAGTTGTTCCGAGGAAGAAACCGGGACGACCGTCGAACGCTTCGCCGCACTACCTTCTATGTAGAATCCACCGCAAAGTACATTAACCGTGTGTTTGAGACGCACGGCCCTGCCGGATGACGGGAGGCGAGCGGAATTTAGGTGCGCGCGACCCGCAGGCTTAGGACACCACGAGTAGAAGTCGATATCAGAGCATAGGCCCCATCGGCAGACGCCGAGCGGCATAGTTAGTGTGACAACCAACTTCGGTTGCTGCTTAGGGCTCGATTGGTACCGGTCCTTTCCAAGGCTCATTGTTGGCCTTCCACAGCACATACACCTTCTCATCATTGCCGATCGTCACGGCCTCGAGCTGATTGTTGAGCGGATAGAACGCGGA from the Microvirga ossetica genome contains:
- a CDS encoding pyridoxamine 5'-phosphate oxidase family protein, with product MLHKYLEIASTPAVKAAREHYGSAAQYAKLDGSLGSDGAVRNDRLGLSETEFISSRDGFYLATASEANWPYVQFRGGPSGFLRVMDKHTLGYADFRGNRQYVSIGNVAGNDRVSLFLMDYAHQRRLKIFGRMQVVDARADPKLAEKVAVPDYPGRVERAILITVEAFDWNCPQHITPRFTESEIRDALAPVYDELATLRAENDRLKRELNAVPSQPAIP
- a CDS encoding YbfB/YjiJ family MFS transporter — its product is MPTSSQTRPWPKAGSGEALIVLSLALAPAIGLGITRFAYALLLPDMRASLGWSYAEAGWMNTSNALGYFLGALVASRVIARSGAFAVMASGTAACVASLGLCVGFVDFWGLNAARFIAGLGGSFSFVAGGVLAAHVAHRHPDRGAFLLALFYAGPGLGIFLSGVSVPLLLSWEGPRTWQDAWGALALLSLLLSLGLILARGQQEQEAGNGRQAAPVTRIVPLLSGYFLFGAGYIAYMTFMIAWVQESGHGAFAQAQFWSLIGLAAMASPWLWSDVLASQKHGRAFALLMAVTAIGAALPMVSSSMPALLISAAVFGSTFFSVVAATTAFVRRNLPRSAWASAIGALTVTFGVGQTVGPVAIGALTDLTGALSGGLWTSVVLLILGAGIGIMQRDLA
- a CDS encoding LysR family transcriptional regulator, translated to MDRLDAMAVLVAVVEEGSLSAASRRLRAPLATVSRKVVDLERHLRTQLIVRTSRRVELTEAGRAYVAAARLILEQVEEAERAAAGEYSAPRGELHVTTPEVFGRRHLLPIALEFLAENSEITLRLFLADRQVNMVEEHIDVAVRIGHLDDSGLIATRVGAVRRVVCASPGYLTRRGVPQTPEDLKDHDGITFRGFPVAPEWRYRKDGAAFVVEPKTRLAVNATEAAIDAALSDLGIIRVLSYQVADELKSGALQEILQEFTPEPLPISLVYPDSGRLPPKVRTFLNWTAPRLRARLAALG
- a CDS encoding TetR/AcrR family transcriptional regulator, with product MSDALTLLDRDGLEALNMRGLAKHLGVTPMALYNHVSNKEDLLHGIAATVIDQLQFECDSDDWWEQIRACFRELRQACLAHPGLVRLVETAEVLPASIFRPMELTLAALQRAGIGPEDALRAYFLLTNFTIGQVSYQIRGPFRGVDPTEAMRHGRLPAVTFPASAAAVEPAALRGWDFEAAFEFGLTVILSGLTCVARPSGTGEQRPE
- a CDS encoding winged helix-turn-helix transcriptional regulator, which translates into the protein MLILREALCGVERFDAMCEDLAIPRSVLADRLARLIEAGILEQTTYREPGQRSRKAYVLSETGRALIPALVALRAWAEDHLPGGRSSLRLQDKDGQEISVHLLRADGTKVEDFAGIKAVAAPQTQPSTRHRAASPRTRRSV
- a CDS encoding MBL fold metallo-hydrolase, coding for MIELSRRTLGLGLAASALATGPFSTTAGAATAPSPVTPVKAALPFGQLRIGRFTVTALADGYADMPFGYFPGRSAQEIEASAKAQFAARPSGIRFLFNQYLIEDGAHRVLIDTGPGGSLGQSGQLPQALAAVGLDRDQIDAVIVTHMHQDHIGGLVAGGKANFSRAELYIDRRDVAHWTDPAKQAAAPDYLQNSFKLSADVLRLYPKLQAIDGEREIVRGVSIVDLTGHTPGHIGVRIADAGQSLLMVSDMLFPVVHPTATDINFLFEQDRAAAQAMRARFFPRAAEEGTLIAATHMPFPGLGRIVSDNGHLRWVAAAWAYQD
- a CDS encoding DUF1772 domain-containing protein translates to MFLTLQVLSVFLVSIAMALALAHALELPGKMRLGKEAYLTVQPIYYPGFTTAAGFGEGGGMIAMFVLLVLTPAQSVAFWWTLAAFVVLVAMHAAYWVLTHPVNKFWLRDHEVRGFSAGFFAFDPLKRSAPAAPHEDSWMNYRDRWEYSHVLRAVLAAISLISLVIGVALCEASA
- a CDS encoding LysR substrate-binding domain-containing protein — translated: MHYLDPDLLRTFLAFADSGSLVRAAEIVGRSPSAVTAQMQRLENLVGESLLTPAGRGRSLTLAGEELAGHARRILDAHQQAMLSLKGARAEGRISLATTQDFAEGGLAPLVRLFATTHPRIGLQLRVGRSIELLQAFEQGEVDVLIAMRAAPSGDEVGVLREPMVWISSVEGLATGGDELPLALLDAPCGFRSAALSALDQARRRYRIAATSQSLSGLRTAVTAGVAVTLRTTRWIGPGLVDAGKLLDLPEVGEASFSIRVRPEARASARSLGQLLHAQLMG
- a CDS encoding tautomerase family protein, whose amino-acid sequence is MTLLTQVHLRKDPTITAVAVHYLDPNHWFAGGQTLARQQMNTFYLDIKVVDGTNTKQELSSYMEAIFNSLSTILGNVHTESYALVHEVPAAAYGFGGKTQEFRFITSRLRTQAGLPLT
- a CDS encoding adenylate/guanylate cyclase domain-containing protein, producing MRVLHRQLNEVTGGADNPAQRLLHQAEVAAERQTGILRIAIGAGLLVTLELVALHVPRGAIATLREIDAARITVIGLALVGVFSLVCLRRGYPVQRLSYVTATADALLILGNLSFSLFAFGIPGNFFSLFPGIWIVPIALAATALRYRPALQIYVAILYVFGLTALMLLAGIIPVDQRPAVLAQLSMGFGLPPNAIRLVMIAIAATVLVVVASRGRQLLQEAVRETTVRLDLTRFLPQELAPVLTDPAFSELRTGRRQTVALLFVDVRGSTAMAEHLDSARFATFMSAFRRRVMDAADRHGGVVDKFIGDGALIVFGLPYPSPEDAARALACARTLDGLIARWNAKRQFDPPVTVGIGVHVGEVFCGVVGDARRLEFTVMGDPVNVAARLQEATKEHGMPILASDAIVRAASEEGLWREVVRAPLRGRREALGLMAPLAS